In Micromonospora sp. WMMA1363, a genomic segment contains:
- a CDS encoding IS1634 family transposase, translating into MYLRKIQRRNKDGSVVRYLQLAHNRRVGGTTQAEVLVNFGREDRLDVDGLRRLVASINRYLGEEDEVAASLGAEEAGPLTVEFSRPLGASWLLDGLWKLLGIDTALASRIDGRKFRTDVERTIFALVANRAIAPASKLAAAEWATRDQVIPGLDALAEQHAYRAMDLLVAADVHAAVQEAVFFSAAHLLNLEVDLVFFDTTSTYFERDTADDPDGESSSLRQYGHSKDHRKDLPQIVIGLAVTREGIPVRCWTWPGGTNDQTVITEVKDGLRDWRLGRVVTVCDTGFSSEANQSYLRRAGGHYITGIKMREGSHRADQALARQGRYQEVRDNLRVKEVRLDGDEGRRFIICHNPTEAERDAARREDQLTAIREELTRIKTAREADATKAKAKAAKTGKRPTAPSDAPHRKAECALRDHPALGRWLKQHPTTGRLSIDTAKVAAEARLDGKYLLATSDPDLSAEDIALGYKNLLEAERAFRTLKSTLDLRPVYHRLDERIRAHVLLCWLALLLIRVAERRTQQSWPKIAAELGRIHQVTLSGPAGSLQQTTRLTDTQTKLFTDCGVPLPPKMSSLKTAE; encoded by the coding sequence ATGTACTTGCGGAAGATCCAACGGCGGAACAAGGACGGGTCGGTGGTGCGATACCTCCAACTCGCCCACAACCGACGGGTCGGCGGCACCACGCAGGCCGAGGTGCTGGTCAACTTCGGCCGCGAGGACCGTCTGGACGTCGACGGGTTGCGCCGCCTGGTCGCCTCCATCAACCGCTACCTCGGCGAGGAGGACGAGGTCGCCGCGTCGCTGGGCGCCGAGGAGGCCGGGCCGCTGACGGTGGAGTTCTCCCGGCCGCTCGGGGCGAGCTGGCTGCTCGACGGGCTGTGGAAACTGTTGGGCATCGACACCGCCCTGGCCTCCCGCATCGACGGGCGCAAGTTCCGCACCGACGTCGAGCGCACGATCTTCGCGCTGGTCGCCAACCGGGCCATCGCCCCCGCCTCCAAGCTCGCCGCCGCCGAGTGGGCCACCCGCGACCAGGTCATCCCCGGCCTGGACGCACTGGCCGAGCAGCACGCCTACCGCGCCATGGACCTGCTCGTCGCCGCCGATGTCCACGCCGCCGTGCAGGAAGCGGTGTTCTTCTCCGCCGCACACCTGCTCAACCTCGAAGTCGACCTGGTCTTCTTCGACACCACCTCCACCTACTTCGAACGCGACACTGCGGACGACCCGGACGGCGAGAGCTCCAGCCTGCGCCAGTACGGGCACTCCAAGGACCACCGCAAGGACCTGCCCCAGATCGTCATCGGACTGGCCGTCACCCGCGAGGGCATCCCCGTGCGCTGCTGGACCTGGCCCGGCGGCACCAACGACCAGACCGTGATCACCGAGGTCAAGGACGGCCTGCGCGACTGGCGGCTCGGCCGGGTGGTCACCGTCTGCGACACCGGATTCTCCTCCGAGGCCAACCAGTCCTACCTGCGCCGGGCCGGCGGCCACTACATCACCGGCATCAAGATGCGCGAAGGCTCCCACCGCGCCGACCAGGCCCTGGCCCGCCAGGGCCGCTACCAGGAAGTACGCGACAACCTGCGCGTCAAAGAGGTCCGCCTCGACGGCGACGAGGGCAGACGCTTCATCATCTGCCACAACCCCACCGAGGCCGAACGCGATGCCGCCCGACGCGAAGACCAACTCACCGCGATCCGCGAGGAGTTGACGCGCATCAAGACCGCCCGGGAAGCCGACGCGACCAAGGCGAAGGCCAAGGCCGCCAAGACCGGCAAGCGCCCCACGGCCCCCTCGGACGCCCCGCACCGCAAGGCCGAGTGCGCGCTGCGCGACCACCCTGCCCTCGGCCGCTGGCTCAAGCAGCACCCCACCACCGGACGGCTGTCCATCGACACCGCCAAGGTCGCCGCCGAGGCCCGCCTGGACGGCAAGTACCTCCTCGCCACCAGCGACCCCGACCTGTCCGCCGAGGACATCGCGCTCGGCTACAAGAACCTCCTCGAAGCCGAACGCGCCTTCCGCACCCTGAAATCCACCCTCGACCTGCGGCCGGTCTACCACCGCCTCGACGAGCGGATACGTGCTCACGTGCTGCTGTGCTGGCTCGCCTTGCTACTGATCCGCGTCGCTGAGCGCCGCACCCAGCAGTCCTGGCCCAAGATCGCCGCCGAACTCGGCCGGATCCACCAGGTCACCCTCTCCGGCCCGGCCGGCAGCCTCCAGCAGACCACCCGGCTCACCGACACCCAGACCAAACTCTTCACCGACTGCGGTGTCCCGCTCCCGCCAAAGATGAGCAGCCTCAAGACCGCCGAATAG